taaaaagaagttctattttactccctatcaaatgaataaataaaacattttttaaggacatacatttattttatttgccttaaaactattattttaattagtatgattatttctccttatttatttaattataaaaacttcattatttttctaaaactctatttatttttaaataaaattatttttaatttattttatgaaaaatggggtgttacaACCTGGTAGGGGTGTTAAAATGTGGATGTTGTTCTGTTACATAGTTATCAGTAGCAGCGAATAGCACCACTACTGCAATAGAAACCCAATAAACCCACTAGTTTGTGCACTTTAAAAGACCAGATTACTATAGAAGAACTTTTTCCATCTGACTCCTTCAACTTTTCAGTTTTGCTTCCACATATTTGGAATAAGTGATTTTTAATCTTTCTTTATCAATCTTTTTAACTAGATCTAGGGAACTTAATTCATTGGTTGATCTAGGGAATGGGGATCTGGATTctgtattatttaaaaaaaaattggaatctTAGGCTTTCCACTACTACATAATACCGATTCTACATCAATAATGTAGCACATTCGATGTTGGTTTTTAACCATCGTTGTAACAACCATCGTAGAATGTCAACCCATCTACGACAACGGTTCACAACTCGTTGTAGAATACGGCACATTCTAATATGGTCGCGTACACAAactcgtcttagaatgtgtcacATTCTACGACGGGTCTGTTGACACGACCGTCATAGAATGTGCCACATTCTACGACAGGTTTTGGCAGAACCATTGTAGaaaggttatttttttttatggccTGATTATTTTCACAACCACCTATAATTTTATCACATTTAGTATCATTTTCAGACCACACAACTAGGCAAAAATTAAGGTAATGACATTAcataccaatacatgtaatgtaaagaaaaaatcatgttaGGTAGCTAGAGGCGCAAGTCAAACAAATTAAGTCAAGTAGGAGAACAAAATTATCATGTTGCTATTAGAAAAATAGAATGTTGTAGTACATACTATAATACATGTTGGGTTAATCTGATTATCAACATCAATAACCATTCTAGAAAACCATTCTTATATATCCACTTTTCACATTGAATGGTTCAACCCCTCATTCTAATAGATTAAAAGGGGTATatccaaaatttgaaattatttaatcatTTGGCTGTAACAGAAATAAATTGCATGTCCTTTTTGTATAATGATAATCCACATAAACTCATTACAAAGGATGTTATTGACTGGACAATTTGGCTAGGGTGAGCGCCGATACGTTTACACCATTTGACATATCTTCAATGGTGGCAAACTCTTTAGGCTTATGGTTGTACCCtgcaaaaacaataaaaagaatattaagaaattcCTTTCCTTATAAAGGtttttaggaagaaaaaaaaacattttttcatatCATTCAGCTCTATCAAATTTGAAACTAAAAGGCATATCTACATTGAACAATTAATAGCAACAAGGTGAGGTTGGGCTCGTTGCCCCCAAACCAACTCAGTGCCCTCCATTTACATCTTGGGGAAAGTCTAACCCTGAACGGGTCAAATTGGGTTTTCCAGCCAAGCTTTAGGTGTGGTAGGATGGGGACCAAAGGCTATGAGTGTTTTTGTCATGTCAAATTTAACATGAAAAACTTGTGCAATGTGTCTATATTCTGAATTCATTCATTGGATGTTTATTTACATTATTAGAGGTCTACTTTTCAATTAGTGTTCATACATAAAATGTTATTATAGAAGGAACATGTAGCTGCATTTGGTTCCCCAtgttttggctattaattacacaAACAATGTTGATGGTGGTGTCACATCAGAGCACATAGCACGTGCGTACacatacacataaaaaaaagcAGCAGTACATACCTTTGTACCATGGAATGAAAATCATGCCCATTGGAGACAACctgcaattaaataatttacatgAGCAGCATATATTCAATTCATATGAGAGCAAAGCACTGTATGTTTCTTGTAACATAATataattagattaaattatGCCAATTAATAAAGATTTGTTAAGCTACTATATGTTTGGAACCATTAAAATTATAGGGCATATGTGCAAGACCAGTCCAACAAGTCTACTAACATgtcacctctctctctctagatTACCTGGCCATAAGCAATGAATCATGATAGGCTCTACTAATCATCAACTTGCTTGTCAAGTTTAGTTCTTTTGTTGCAGTCTCTACTGCCTTCATGACTGCTTCATTAGAAAGGGATAGTGGATCCTGATTGATGACACGGAAATGAGAGAACTTGACACCTCGTGTTTTGGTTATTTTAATTGCTGATTGATGAATTTTGTCAACCACTTTATTTCTTCTTTCCTCATCAATGTCTCTTGTGTCTGTAACAATACCGAATAATTACAAcctaatattttataaagtaaCACATACTAATTTATCAGCAAATATTTTGCTCTGAATATGGGAGTCGCCACTGACATCATTAGGAATAGAGGGAATAACATAATCATATCCTCGACCTTTACAAGACAAAGTAATGTGTGCATTAaacaagaagaagcaacaaatgAAATAACTTTAATAATAGCAGAATAACGAAGAAAGTAATAGGTATAGATCTTTAGCTAttccaaaaaatttcaaagacaACTATTAATCAATAGTCCCAAGATATAGTCATAGTAGTAATTAATGTAATCTCTAAGGATTTGTAGCAGCTAATCAGTCGACACTTGAAGAGAAAATGACGAAAGAGTTCGACCAACTTGCAGGTTTGCCAATAAAACTCAAAACTCGGTTGATGAAGTTGCCCAAATTATTCAGCAAGTCACTATTTAATTTAGCGTGCAAGTCAGGCCATGTAAATAATGTATCTGATACCTACAATGCATAATCAGATTCAAAGATTTAATAAATGGGGAGAGAATAGAATATCCATTAATGTTTCTCAAGAGACAAGAAAGGTAAAACAAAAATGGTTAAAGTAtgtttaaaatagaattatcTCGGGCCTATTTGTTAGCAAGTAATATCTCCATACTTCAACTGGAATGTTAGTATCTTTCACATCTTTACCAAATACCCCGATACCTTTGCTCTTAGAAAACttctataaaagaaaattttcagtAAAATTGAGTTGCTTCATAATGTTCAAATGTCAATCATTATCTATAGAAAGTAAGATATTTGGCAATATGCATCATTAGGCCCCTTTTGGATTAACTTCTAGCCTATGGGAGCTTTTCAATTGAGATTAATAGTTGATTCCTAACTGGAATTATCCATTAGGtatagaaaaaaagaagcaaacaaTTCTTAACAAACATAAGGAAACAATTTTTGCATGGTAAAACCAGTTGTAATTAAACATTATAAGAATGCCTGGTTCAACCAAAGTTGTCCTGTAAATACATACCAATTTCTAGGTGACATTTGTTGGGGATGTTGTTGATTGCTCCAAGATGCAGTTCCAAGATACCTTGTAAAATTAAAAGAGGTTGCTTAAATGGAAGTTCTAGATTAATCGAGCCACTTCAATAATAACCTACCGGCAGTGCCAACATTATCAATTGAACCACAATCCAACACATGCCTCTCTATAGCCAGGGCTAATTCAGAAGGAGCCAAACCAACATGATTTCTACTCCAAATGATATCTAAAGTAAACTTAATCATTACAGTTTGTTAATTAACaagtttcaatttcaaaagGGATCCAAGTAGTGGACTAGAAATATAGTGGAATCAAAAGATAGAATGCTACTATTTGTTGACTCAATGTtccttcagaaaaaaaaaaattattgtggaTGTAAGCTTATTACATGCAACAATAGACAAACAGGCACACACaaagatattgataaaaaataagtgAGGGAATgttaacaaatcaaatcaatgcCAGTATATGtgctatttttttgttcttgttagaTTTATTGTCAATAGGACTACCATAATGCGGATAACGATAACCTGCACCCAATTAGTGTGCCACAACAAAAACACTTATCCTATCGGGATAAGTACAAATCACAACCACAAAAAATTGTACAATGACTTTGGTCCAcataattattaacaaataattatataaaaatgctGAATTAAATGTCAATTGACCATAATTCTTTATAACGTAAACAATGAAAATGTTAAGTTCCAAACAAAAATCTTCCTATGTCATCTAAATTTTTCTAACTtccatgtttttatgttttagaaaataggCTGCCCATTTCTTGCGTAGTGTCATCATGGCGTCATTGTCTAATGTTGTTCCATCTCAAAACCACTACAAAATTGTAAatatgaaattagtgtcatacatcAACCATTGAGGTAGGATTTGATACCAAAGTAACAAATTAGTTATTGTTATAGTATGCATACCTTGTTCCATTCATTCTTCAAACCATTGCTGACTATACACCACATCCAATTTCACTTACTGATTCAAGTAAGGTCCTAAGTACAGTTGTTGATGTGATTCCTTGACCCACGTTTCTATGTATTGTTGACATTCTTCACGTTTGTCCTTTGCGTGGTGTATAGACTGCGGTTCAAGGAAACCATATACTGAACCATAACCTAAGCTTGCCCTCCAATCATTCATAAACCTGTTTGAAACATTTGACATGAATATTGTTAAGCATATATTGTAAGGAAGACTAATTATGACTTAAATTAGAAGATGTAatttacttacatcatccaCAATTGTAGTATAGATATGTTCAAACATTTGTCACCTAAAATGATTTCAGTAACATCTACATGTGTGTTGAAAAAACCCATCTTTTGAATTAGCTATCCCAAATTTTGTCCCATCCCACGACAACTCGATTGGCTTTTGGTAAACTTCAAACAAGTTCTTAACCAATTTCTCCCAATGGATCAATTGCAGCCATTGCATTTCCACTTTCAGTAGGTCCAACCGACTTCGGGACACCCTTCTGTGAATCCTACAtggttaatgaaaataaaaattactctaattttatttcataatgaCAAAAAAAGTAATGCATTcagagggaaaagaaaaagcctCATCATATACAACTTTTACAAGATGTCTCGGCCATCCGACGAATGTGCCAATGGCTTGTCTCATAAACTGAACCTCTGACGTCGAAAAAGGGACTTGAGCGTCACCATTGTAAACTATGACAACACTCACCCTAAGCACACCATCTGCATAAGGGACATTGTGTACGGTGGATGAATTGTCATACACTTTTCCCAACACCACTAGCCGAGTACTCTGTTCAGCAACTATGTACAAGCCCACAAGATCCACACAAACATCAGAAGGCTCTTTACCTAATGAATTTGTCTCAGCTTCAGCACAACTCCCCTTCGTGCTCACACGTGCAACTAAAAGCTATATATCTGGCGCCTCAACTGGGGGTGAGTGATGTGATGCAATTTGGGATAACTCTatttttattgcttcttttaACTCTTATTTAATTATCTCCAAACTGTGTTTGTTTTCCTATTCTACTTTCCTCCTCCACGCCTCCTATAGGTGCTTGTTTTCCTGTTCCACCTCTTTCCTCCTCTCATCCTTGAGGTTACTGATGATGTCAGCCAATTATTGTTGGGTGATTGATGCGGACGAAGTGTTGGAGCCACGTGAGGCTTGTCCAAAGTATTGGCTGATTGTGACACCTATCCTTACGACACGAACACGGCCTGGATGCTTAGGTCGGCCAATAACAATATTCTGTATGTCCTCATGACCATGCGAAACAAAGCTGCCTTGCATCATTTGTTCCTCTAAATAATCCTATGAGCAAACACAATATGgatttacatttcaaagttcattgttataaaacaataatttgacTTCGACTTTGAACAAACGACACATTAACTCACAATTTTTTTGTCTGATATTTGTTGTGCCACTGCAGAGGTCATCTGCCCATAACACtttgtgcgggccatcttccacttgacATGTATTGACACGGGCGATGGAGGGTCCACGCTCTTTGATGGATTTTCAGTAAACTCAGCTTCATGTTCTTGTGTCTTCCTCTTCTCgtccataagtttttttttcaagaagatCATAACTCCCCTAAGACAGTAAGTGGGGGCagtcattgtattttttaatttcctgcGCCTTTTTCCATATTCCCTTACAAACACAGGCAACAATTTCCAAATATTAGATAACAACAAAAATCAGACTTAATTCATTTTGAAATACAAATGTACTTAAGCAAACCTGCCCAATTAGGGGTTTGTCGGCTTTTTGCAAATTTGGCCCATGTAGCTGGATCAAGACCATACTTCACAGTAGGATCATGTATTTGTTGACCCTTATTGTCGGCATAAACAAATTTAGTCGTCAAGGAAGACTTAAAATTCCTCCATCTAGTTGCGATTGTTGACATCACCTTCTTTTTCGCATTGTCACCTTCAGGGATGTCAAATTTGCCCTGCACATCAAAATTGTTATGTAGCAGTAAgtgaatgattaatttttaaactgaGTTAAAGACAATGTTATACATACATGTACTTAAATGCACTTACCAAAATATCATCCCATATTAGGTTCTTTAAAGAGTCCAGGACAAGATTCCAATTGGAGGGGACAATAGGAATTTTTTCTCGTGCCACAACCCCAAGATAACTATGAAACTTTTCTTTATGGGGGCTTGATCCTCTCCCAGTTGCAGGATTGACGTTAACAATTGGTCGTGGCTGATCCAAGCTTCTAACAATCAGCCTTCTTAGCCTGGTGGATTGTCTAGTCCTCCTTGAAGTAACCTCGGGAGGATTATCTGAATGTGGATGGGACCTTTAGGGTGTTGCCATGACTCTGCACAAATAAACCAAATTCAGTTAGGACATAGTGAGTTATGTAAACAACATATAAGCATTAAGTTATAAatatccaaataaataaatgcattACAATTATGCGAGATGCAATTTGTATACATAACTTTGTGCTTACGCAGTTATGTAGGAATGTTCTCCCATAAACCTTTGTCATGATCAATACGATTTGCATGTACATCATCCTCTTCATGTTCATCATTAATCAAAGGCCTTTGTTGGGAGAAAGGCGGCATGTCGCTGATATCAAGTGTTGAACCATCAATATGGTGACCGATAGAAATTTTTCTCCCTTGTAAAACCACTAACCATCTAGAGTCACAGGGATCTTGTACATAAAACACCTACCTAGCTTGCGTTGCCATAATGAATGGGTTGTCCTTGTAACCTACCTTTTGAAAGTCTACTAAAGTAAATCCCATTTTGTCTTGACGCACACCGGTATTTCCATTTACCCATTGACACTTGAAGAGAGGCACTCTAAATTGATCGTAATCAAGCTCCCAAatatcttcaatgactccatagTAAGGCATGGATGCTTGAATGTGATTGTTATCTGAAACACTACAAAAGTGATCCGATTGACCATCAACAGTCACCCCACTATTTTGCATGCTACTTTTATCACCTTGTGACTTTGTATAGAAGGAATAATGATTGATATCATATCCCTTCCAAGTTGGAACATTCAAATTTGGACCAACAGATAACAATCTTAATGTGTTCGAAGCACTGTCATCTGCGAAGATTGTTTGTCTAAACCAATTGATGAAAGTTCTATTGTGCTTTTGCAATAAcctcatcatgttcatttttgggTGAGTACTGGTGACATGTTGTTTGTGAGCATCTATGTATGGGATGACCTTTGCTGTGTTGTTTAATACGTATAGATGAGCTTGTGACAGCTCCAGCCAATCcatggtgtcgcaacctacccttcggtaaGAGGGCAACACGAGGCTCACGAGtacgtcttccaaggaaggaaaatgcgcggagttgccaccaacgtttatttgaggaaaatgttagaaaaaaccaaaagatggtctacaaattttaagaataaaaggttCAAGAGTTGTCTAcgtgcggggaaggtattagcaccccatgtgTCCGCCTcaagggatgacaacctttaatcaaatgtgcaaaattatgacttcaatctttattttattttccctttttatgtttttttatctttttggggtcgacaagagtggggctcttgctcctacgtatcctcaattacaatgaggaactcagacctacgtagttctttcggaagcaagaaagttatgcggagtgttgattttagacttttaaacggttcgttttaaccgataaaagtaaaaaaaaagattgtttaaggtgttggacctttgaacggaTTCAAGTGATTTTGTTGTAGAAAAAAGCTtgattatgagttgattttagctttggtttcacttggttatttttcaACTCATTAAAGAGGACTTACAAagtaaatgatcggttgaaacttatttttcaaggattaactgaggttacaacacaaacgatcggttgaattttattttaacggtgattaaacgagattacaacacaaacgatcggttgaaattcattttaacagtgattaagtgagattacggcttaaacgatcggtcgaaACTCGCTTAAAGCAAAGAGAAAAGATCAccgatggtagaagaatgaataTGAAGAcatggaaagcaaggatggacccctaatgatgcaatcctaccccccaagggtattggatagaagactccaagaggattaggcaagagctactaaagaaggccctagggttctcgtgaaccttagggtagatttttgagcccatgggtcaaggtttgatccacttttctttgtaaatattagattaagtttttttcttcttttaggccttgtattttggccattctagtagtatagggttttagccttgtatttcagagcattttgagtagtctttgtagtagaaactttttttttttattttcatgtatttttggaatgggggtgaacttagctattatagggggtgtgtaacTAAGCTCTAGGttttcatctcaaggaggtgagcttagctattagagaggtgtgtgtagctaagctctaacttctttaggaatcttctcaagaaagcttctcaaggagctgagcttagttattagaggggtgtgtgtagctaaactctagcttctcaaggaagttttctcaaagaagcttctcaaggaagttttttaagaaagcttctcaaggaagctacctagtctataaatagaagcatgtgtaacacttgttgtaactttgatgaatgagagtcttgtgagacacaactcaaacttcaacttctctccctttttcttccttcaatttcgtgctccccactttctctttctctccctctttcttttcctccattgaagcatcctctccaagcttcttatccaaggctcatcttggtggtgaagctccttcttccatggcttattccctagtgaatggcgcctcctctcacctcttctcctttgtcttacgctacatctccatggtggaaaatcaccattaaaggaccccattgaagctcaaagatctagcctccatagaagccccacaagcaagcttccatcacctaAGGGCGCATAGAATaaattcaaagcttcaaaaataaaaactaaccgatCGATGAATGATGAACAATGAAGAATGGACGAAGAACGatcacgaaaacgttacggaagtgttACGGAAGCGTCTCaaccttgatttttcttcttctttctccttcttctcactaatttctctcaaatcttgttgatttcaGGTTCTGGACTTTTCCTGCAGCCGATCATGCCTAGTTATAGGAAATAAGGGGTGGAGGTTGCACAGCAGCTCACCCAAGCGAGTTGCTTGcttcatccctaagctttctagtggGCCTAGCTGGGCCTAGGGGCTGGAAAATGTCCCTAAAGTTACCATTTTGCCCctttttgaacattttgaacATTTCCTTCTGAAACATCACAAAACCCTATGGATTACGCGACAATTAGTGTTAAGTAGCTCAATTCGGTAagcaagaatccaaatgttggCCAGCGATcctccccggatgaaattaggtaTGTCAgatgcccctctttacttatcttttattggagataaaatggaagtaaagataaagacactaattttgttcgagcgATCTCACCACCCGACCGACAACTGCCCAATCAGTGAAACCTGTCAAAAGAAAAAGCATGAGAGGCATCAGGCATATCAACAAAAAGACCTAGAGGTCTCGCTAACTTAGGGAGACCTTAAAGCCTCGACGAAATACTctaatagtctttgaaaagataAAGAGCGGAAGACAATgattgtctccgcatgccaacgGACTTGACTGTCTCTGGAAGACAAGAAAGACTATAATAGTCTTGAAAAGAATGAAAGTGGaagaccatgattgtctctgcatgccaacagactcgattgtctctggaaggcaaaggagactaTGAtagtattgaaaaacaacaaaagcggaagaccatgattgtctccgcatgccaacaGACTCACTTGTCTCTGGAAGGTAAAGAAGACTGCATTATTCTCGAAAACAACAAAaacggatgaccatgattgtctccgcatgccaacaGACTCGCTTGTCtttggaaggcaaaggagactgCAATAGACTCAAAAACAGCAAAaatggatgaccatgattgtctccgtATGCCAACGGACTTGCTTGTCTCTAGAAGGAAAAGGAGACTATAATagtcttaaaaaacaaaaaaatagatgacCACGATTAACTCCGCATGCCAACGGACTTGCTTGTCTCTAGAAGGCAAaggagactgtaatagtcttaaaaaaacaaaaatggatgACCATGATGGTTTCCACATGCcaacagacttgattgtctctggaaggaaaaggagactgcaatagtcttgaaaacaacaaaagcGGAAGACCATGATTATCTCCGTATGCCAACAGACTCGCTTGTCTCTAGAAGGAAAaggagactgtaatagtcttaaaaaacaacaaaaacgaatgaccatgattgtctctgcatgccaacggacttgattgtctctggaaggcaaaggagactgcaatagtcttgaaaacaatgaaagcgGAAGACCATGATTGTTTCTGCATGCCAACGAACTcgcttgtctctggaaggcaaaggagactataatatccttaaaaaacaacaaaaatggattaccatgatggtctccgcataccaacggacttgattgtctctggaaggcaaaggaggcggcaatagtcttgaaaacaacgAAAGTGGAAGACTAGGATTATCTCCGCATGACAATGGACTCGCTTATCtttggaaggcaaaggagactgtaatagtcttaaaaaacaacaaaaacagatGACCATGATGATTTTCGCATGCCAatagacttgattgtctctggaaggcaaaggaggcggcaatagtcttgaaaacaatgaaagtggaagaccatgattgtctccgcatgccaacaAACTCGCTtatctctggaaggcaaaggagactgtaatagtcttaaaaaacaacaaaaatggaTAACCATGATTGTTTCCGCATGCCAATAGACTcgcttgtctctggaaggcaaaggagactgtaatagtctttaaaaacaacaaaaatggatgaccatgatggtctccgcatgccaacggacttggttgtctctagaaggcaaagaagactgcaatagtcttgaaaacaacgAAAGCGAaagaccatgattgtctccacATGCCAATGTACTTGCTTGTCTTTGGAAGGCAAAGTATTAAAATACGACAAAaacggatgaccatgattgtctctgcatgccaacgGACTCGCTTGTCTTTGGAAGGCAAAAGAGACTATAATAGtcttaaaaaacaacaaaaacggATGACCATGATGGTGTTTGCATGCCAacaaacttgattgtctctggaaggcaaaggagacaaTAATAGTCTTGATTGAAAGccattgaagtcttcgaaaaggggtagatgaccataatttgtctctgcatgccaacgaacttgattgtctttggaaGGCAAAtaagactttaatagtcttgatcgaaagacattgaagtcttcaaaaaggagcaaatgaccataatttgtctctatgtgccaacggacttgattgtctctggaaggcaaagaagactttAGTCTTgatcaaaagacattgaagtcttcgaaaaaaggcagatgaccataatttgtgtCTGCGTGCCaatggacttgattgtctctggaaggaaAAAGAGACTTCTGTAGTCTtgatcgaaagacattgaagtctttgaaaagggGCAGATGACCATAGTTTATCTCTGTGTAGCAActgacttgattgtctctggaaggcaaagtagactttaatagtctagatcgaaagacattgaagtcttcaaaaaAGGGCAGATGACTATAATTTGTCTCAGCGTGCCAATGGACTTGATTGTCTatggaaggcaaagaagactttaatagtctttggaaatctttcactaaaatgcgaacacgTTTAGCAAAGATACAAACCTCCAAAtcgatcagagcaacatatatttttgaagGAAAACAATGTGACTACTGGGGAAGGAAAACATGCtgatagaatttctcataaccacaaaagAGATTTGGGGACATTTTCATTTCATCTCTAAAAGAACATTAGAAGAAAGCACTGGGTCCAATTGAAAATAGAGGAATAGAGGAAAACCGCTCAGTGTATAAAATCTCACACAgtcaagtgtttcatcctaattttgAACCACAAACAAGTCATGATTTGACTTTATAAGTCATTTCCTataaaatcaaagataatatgcGTAATCATGGACCAATAGGACTTTTTAGAAAGCCAGATTTTGGTGGAAACTTTGGCTTTTTGGtgtcttggccttttccttttctatttttttttctttggttcgATGTGGGACCAACATGGATACAAGATTTGGTTTGTAACTAAATAGGTGTTTGCTTCACGCATCCCTAAGGTTTTAACCAAGTTACTGTCACtatcttctttccttttttgcttttgaCAATTTTGCACATTGTTCAGACATTGTCTGGTACAAAGAACCtctttgtacattttttttatttcttttctattttttttttcttttctccaatctttggttaattttattttcttttcttttgatgcACATTTACAACCCAAAGGACAAAAGAAGCTTCTTTTGGAAGATCCTTCTGTTCTCTCTTCCAATGGTAAGGTTTGGCAATTTCCATCATATGTCAAGGTTATGGCCAAAACGTTGAGGTTTGGCTCAAAAGGCCTACAAATGGCAAGACATGATGTAGGTCGGGCTATTTGTTTCATTGGTTGCTTAGGAATAAGGGAATGCCCCAAGTCATTTCCATGACACGCATATGATGATGAttattagaaattcatgcaaaactgatcatgcaca
The genomic region above belongs to Glycine max cultivar Williams 82 chromosome 14, Glycine_max_v4.0, whole genome shotgun sequence and contains:
- the LOC121173466 gene encoding uncharacterized protein encodes the protein MTAPTYCLRGVMIFLKKKLMDEKRKTQEHEAEFTENPSKSVDPPSPVSIHVKWKMARTKCYGQMTSAVAQQISDKKIDYLEEQMMQGSFVSHGHEDIQNIVIGRPKHPGRVRVVRIGVTISQYFGQASRGSNTSSASITQQ